One genomic window of Medicago truncatula cultivar Jemalong A17 chromosome 1, MtrunA17r5.0-ANR, whole genome shotgun sequence includes the following:
- the LOC25482436 gene encoding uncharacterized protein yields the protein MLDPRRYHYQPTISFPVSDDRIQQKTHTKNYNNFHHHHHDQHVEDESGMCSPPLWTTKSKSNNYRSLSPESKTQAIERGQRELMEMVKNMPESSYELTLKDLVEEHHVEENNKVKERNLSNKNTRKREGIRASRNMDKKNIDSGGLYLKMVFPISLGSSKKHDKKKELLVSNKSSSNSKVSPRASVSDGSVTKDWWKKKLGSSGSECGGDQSDHSGVSSMNGSIKRYGSSTTSSCSSRSNSRHEMSTSRCWPFIRRSQILSEK from the exons atgctTGATCCACGAAGATACCATTACCAACCCACAATTTCTTTTCCAGTTTCTGATGATAGAATACAACAAAAAACTCATACCAAAAACTACAacaattttcatcatcatcatcatgatcaACATGTTGAAGATGAATCTGGTATGTGTTCTCCACCTTTATGGACAACAAAGAGTAAAAGCAACAACTATAGAAGTCTTTCACCTGAATCAAAGACACAAGCCATTGAAAGAGGTCAAAGAGAGTTAATGGAAATGGTTAAGAACATGCCAGAATCAAGCTATGAACTTACTTTGAAAGATCTTGTTGAGGAACATCATGTTGAAGAAAATAACAAGGTAAAAGAGAGGAATTTGAGCAACAAAAACACACGAAAAAGAGAAGGAATTAGGGCTAGTAGAAATATGGATAAGAAGAATATTGATAGTGGAGGGCtttatttgaaaatggtttttccaATTTCTTTGGGATCATCTAAGAAACATGATAAGAAGAAAGAGTTATTGGTTAGTAATAAAAGTAGTAGTAATTCAAAGGTTTCACCAAGAGCATCTGTTTCTGATGGATCTGTTACTAAGGATTGGTGGAAGAAGAAACTGGGGAGTAGTGGTTCAGAATGTGGGGGTGATCAAAGTGATCATAGTGGTGTATCTAGCATGAATGGTAGCATCAAAAGATATGGTAGTAGCACAACCAGTAGTTGCAGTAGCAGGAGTAATAGCAG GCATGAAATGAGTACCAGCAGATGTTGGCCTTTCATAAGAAGATCCCAAATTCTATCAGAGAAGTAA
- the LOC25482437 gene encoding mitochondrial metalloendopeptidase OMA1 produces the protein MEKLKYLTLAAASPYINRTRYIDPTKASIERISGQKCVEEWKQEFQGKILVSTHSHVVRVTRIAENIIGAMHTEINKMRSISEDISQYGFVRRVWLCMTRKLPPSLSHLDELNWEILIVTGDDVTDYFAIVCSGGKIIASTALIELHSSDVELATMLAHEVAHIMARHGVEMCTKVELISMIDCVLNLFVLIDFYETCEFEADYIGLLLMAAAGYDPRQAPKFYEKMTMFDEPVKFPLLARFLDSHPSSKERAKAVARPEIMQEALILYKDARGRRGVE, from the exons ATGGAAAAGCTCAAATATTTGACTCTTGCCGCTGCTTC TCCTTACATCAATCGAACGCGTTACATTGATCCAACAAAAGCTTCCATCGAGAGGATTTCTGGTCAGAAATGTGTTGAAGAGTGGAAACAAGAGTTTCAAGGGAAGATATTGGTTTCAACACATTCACATGTTGTTCGGGTTACAAGGATTGCCGAAAATATTATTGGTGCAATGCATACAGAGATCAATAAAATGAGGTCTATTTCTGAGGATATTTCTCAATATGGCTTTGTGCGTCGTGTTTGGTTGTGTATGACCCGAAAGCTACCACCTTCTTTGTCTCATTTGGATGAATTGAATTGGGAGATTTTGATTGTGACCGGTGATGATGTTACTGATTATTTTGCTATAGTTTGCTCGGGAGGGAAGATTATTGCATCCACTGCTCTCATTGAGCTTCATTCAAGTGATGTAGAGTTAGCAACTATGCTTGCACATGAGGTTGCGCATATTATGGCTCGGCATGGAGTTGAAATGTGTACAAAGGTCGAGTTGATTTCTATGATAGACTGTGTGCTTAATCTATTTGTCCTCATTGATTTTTACGAAACA TGTGAATTTGAAGCGGATTACATTGGGCTTCTACTAATGGCAGCCGCTGGCTATGATCCCCGGCAAGCTCCTAAGTTCTATGAGAAGATGACAATGTTTGACGAGCCTGTAAAATTTCCTTTGCTTGCAAGGTTTTTAGATAGCCATCCATCAAGTAAAGAAAGAGCGAAAGCAGTGGCTCGACCTGAGATAATGCAGGAAGCTCTTATTTTGTATAAAGATGCAAGAGGCAGGCGTGGGGTTGAATGA